One part of the Halobacteriovorax vibrionivorans genome encodes these proteins:
- the glmM gene encoding phosphoglucosamine mutase encodes MSERKLFGTDGIRGKANIYPMVPEIATALGRAVTFYFQKKNENKKAPLIIIGKDTRLSCYMIEQAFSAGVLSQGGRVIFTGPLPTPGVAFVTTSMRADAGIMISASHNDFDDNGIKIFDAHGFKLPDEVELELEELVLNPKLIPPKVGGEIGRAKRLEGVEGRYVVHVKSAIAEECDLTGMRVVVDSANGASYKVAPLVMSELGAEVFSIGVNPNGENINLNCGSLHPSEAANEVVKLRADIGFCLDGDADRIQVIDKNGGLIDGDRLIGIFAKLLLDQGKLKKGDTVVGTIMSNLGLENYLKKLGLNFHRTKVGDRYIMEYMKSENALLGGEPSGHIIFLEHATTGDGTLAALKAIEATFYFKKSINELSEEIELYPQILKNVSVSQKKSIEEMPGFEKELRACEEELGNEGRVIFRYSGTEPLARVMVEGKSSALIEAVCDRLVAALKKEIA; translated from the coding sequence ATGAGTGAAAGAAAATTATTTGGAACAGATGGAATTAGAGGAAAAGCTAATATTTACCCAATGGTTCCTGAGATCGCAACGGCACTAGGCCGTGCAGTAACATTTTATTTTCAAAAGAAAAATGAAAATAAGAAAGCACCTCTAATCATTATCGGAAAAGATACTCGTTTAAGCTGCTATATGATTGAACAAGCTTTCTCTGCTGGAGTACTTTCTCAAGGTGGACGAGTCATTTTTACGGGACCTCTTCCAACTCCTGGCGTGGCTTTTGTTACAACTTCCATGAGAGCAGATGCTGGAATTATGATTTCGGCCTCTCATAATGATTTTGATGATAATGGAATTAAAATATTTGATGCTCATGGTTTTAAGCTTCCTGATGAAGTTGAGCTTGAGCTTGAAGAACTAGTGTTAAATCCTAAGCTTATCCCGCCAAAGGTTGGTGGTGAAATTGGCCGTGCTAAGAGGTTAGAAGGTGTTGAAGGACGATACGTTGTTCACGTGAAATCAGCAATTGCTGAAGAATGTGACCTTACTGGAATGAGAGTCGTTGTAGATAGTGCCAATGGTGCTAGTTATAAAGTCGCTCCTCTTGTTATGAGTGAGCTTGGTGCAGAAGTTTTTTCAATTGGAGTAAATCCAAACGGTGAAAATATTAATTTAAATTGTGGAAGTCTTCATCCTTCAGAGGCTGCAAATGAAGTTGTAAAGCTTCGTGCTGACATTGGCTTCTGTCTTGATGGTGATGCTGATCGTATTCAGGTGATTGATAAGAACGGTGGACTAATTGATGGTGACCGACTAATTGGAATTTTTGCTAAGTTACTTCTAGATCAAGGTAAACTTAAAAAGGGAGACACTGTTGTTGGTACAATAATGTCGAACTTAGGACTTGAGAATTATCTGAAGAAACTTGGCCTTAACTTTCATCGCACTAAAGTTGGTGATCGCTATATCATGGAATATATGAAGAGCGAAAATGCCCTTTTAGGTGGTGAGCCTTCTGGTCATATCATCTTCCTAGAGCATGCAACGACAGGGGATGGAACACTTGCTGCACTTAAGGCCATTGAAGCAACTTTCTACTTTAAGAAATCAATCAATGAACTTTCTGAAGAAATTGAATTATATCCTCAAATCCTTAAGAATGTTTCAGTTTCTCAAAAGAAAAGCATTGAAGAGATGCCTGGCTTTGAAAAAGAATTAAGAGCTTGTGAGGAAGAGCTTGGAAATGAAGGGCGTGTTATTTTCCGTTATTCAGGAACAGAGCCTCTTGCTCGAGTTATGGTTGAAGGAAAGAGCAGTGCTCTAATTGAAGCGGTATGTGATCGTCTGGTTGCCGCTCTTAAAAAGGAAATAGCGTAA